The genome window ACTGGGATTATGTTAAATAAATCAAGGAAAAAGatgattaaagtagattaaaGTCGATATCGATAGCATTGCAGTGTCGTAATCTTAATGATTGAAAAAGAGCTAATCATGATTAACTAGAGGTTAAACTGTTAAGCAGATTAAGAGTGATGAGCATTGAGCAATAGAAAAAACAAAGTACTTGGGGAGGTACTTGTGGAATCTTGAGAACGTGGGAAGTTAAATTAGTTGGTAATAGAATGTTAGGTGAAACATAGGTATTCAAACAAGCGTGAAGATGAATCTGACAGCTTTTAAATGTACCAATGTTCATGTGATCCCAAACATTGTAACTTCCAAGTTCCACCTGGAGATTGAAATATGTAGAACTTTTTTACTCTCATCACATAATTGTAATGTATTTTCTTTCCTTTGTATTTCCCAACAACACAATGTTTATTGTCCGTGctttttagtaaaattataGACTTTTTCtgggaaaaaataatcaaataaaaaagagTTAATGACATTTTGTAACCCCTAGGTTTGttccaaacgcagtttagtacctgaactttaaaacgtggcaatatgcaccctaaacttaacattctcgtgcaagttgtaactcctattcactattccgtccaaatatgcTGTTAATTTTAACTATTTGAGCGGTAACTGTGTGTATATCAGTTGCTAACAGCTAATTTACCcactgtgacccctcaaaaattatgtattatattttgaaattatttctgaacacacacaacgatgtaaaaaattttaaaataattttaaaaatatgtatctagatttagaatctgaaaatttatttatttttaaataaacgatgtaacttattttaaaataagtacatattttaaaaattattttaattttttttacatcattgtgtgtgttcagaaataattttaaaatataatacataaactttgaagGGTCACATGGGGTAAAGTAGCGGTTATAAagtaatatacacactgttacctctcaaacagttaaagttaacggcagatttggacggaataaTGACTacgggttacaacttgcacgaaaatgttaagtttagggtgcatattgccacgttttaaagttcaggtactaaactgcgtttggagcaaatctaggggttacaaagtgtaattaacttaataaaaaataataagctTCTTTACGGTtcatatcatatataaaaaaaagacaaaagttgaattttaaaacatgatTCTACAATTTATATAGGAAATCACTAAAGTATAGATATCAACAACATTGACAATTCTCGATCCGCAACCAAGCATGATTTAATGGAATAAAACAAAAGGTTGTATAGATGTAAAACTAGATATGTATAATCCTATGCATGATTTAATGGAATAAAACAAAAGATTATAGATGTAAAAAATGAGCATGTATAATCCTGTCTAGAATAATATCTAAAGgacaaacaatttaaaatatggaCTTGGTAGTAGAGGTGTTTCTTTGAACTGAAAAGATTAAATGAAAGGCCAGTAATGAGCCATGCATACGACATTTAAGTGATGATGATCCAGAGATTACCTGAATTTAGACACCCTTGCTTACtactacttcctccgtccccctcaattgtttacattggagggggacacagagaccaagacaatgtatgaaaaatgagtaaagttagatgaaaagtgggtaaagtggtgggacctatcaatatttaataatagatttgagatagtggaggaaagtagtgggtgtaatagtagtttttattgttaaatatgagatagtgggggaagatagtgggtgtaatgatgagaaaaacttactatttatagtaacgtaaagaaatgagagggacatcccaaaatagtaactgtaaagaaatgagagggacagggGGAGTAGCTTTTAGTTCTCAGTTCTTACCCGTTAATTCCGCCAATTGTATACTCGTATTGTCCGCGTTTAATAGACACTGCTGACTTCAACATGCTTAGCCCCAACATTCTTAAGCAAATTACAGCAAGTGGAATCTGTCACTCTGGTAATTTAGTAACAGAATGTTATTTTAAGCGGAATCTATCATAGTAGGGCTGTTATTCGGTCCGGgcgagccgagtttcgagccgaacctaattcgagccgagttttatttagtcgagtcgagccggctcgtttaagaaATCGAGTATGAATCTTTGTCCGAACTCGATTCGTttattttcacgagtcgagtcaagctggctcgtttagctaaacgagccgattTTAACGAGTCGGGCgagtcggctcgtttaatttaacACTAAACCGAGCCTAAAACGCTACCCGGATTCGACTCGTTAATTTTTACGAGTCGAGTCAAGCCAGCTCGTTTAACGAAGCGAGCCAAAATCTCTGCCCGGACTCGAGCTCatttaactaaacgagccgagccgagcccatCAAAGCGAGTTCGAGGCGGGCGAGCTCACGAGCTGCACGGATCAAATTACAACATTATATCATAGCATTTAATGGAACTGACCATAATGATCAGTTAAATTGAATCTATAATGTTGAATTTGTTGAACTTGTGACATTTACTGCATAGATAGTAGTTTGACAACTATAATTATCCATTAGAGGTCGGCTAGATTGTTGATATGGAAAGAATATGATTGgactataatatttttcatgaaattatttactatatttttaatttttgtatttcaaCATACTTTTCGGGTCATAGTTACAGTTGCTCTCACTCTCATACTTTAGCAACAAAAAGTTTGCACTCCTAGTTAACCTCTCATTGATTTAATGAGGCCGAGTGGACAAGaataaccccccccccccccccagatCTTTGTTATGAAGTTCGaatgaattataattattaaactaCATCTGTATATATTGCATGCACGATGAATATGATCGAGAGAGGAAAATAAACAGTTTAGCATAAAATCTACGAATTCAGAACCGTAAAGATCAGATTCGAGAAATCCTGAATAGACgaggagattatgttgtcttGAAACAAAAATATCCTTTTGGCCGGTTTTGCACGACGAGTAGAGCTGTTATATACACTACAcagattttgtttaatttgccggtaaataaaaatgaaagatcTGTCTCCCTCATATCTCAGTTTAACTAAACCTTGTACGTCAACTATAACCAAAATGCCAACTATTTTTGTCTCATCAAACTAACCAAAACTTGGTATTATTCTGCCTTAGAAGCCCACCAGAAGACACGTACTAGTATAATATTCGGCATTCAGGCCTCGAGTGTTCattcttattatttttcatcTTATAATATGACCGCCATTAATTCTAAATTCATAGGGAAGATATCTGTATGTGCAACTATGTGAACATTCATTGTTGCTTTGTGATATTGTGTCCCTTGCTAAGAACCTTCCCTAGCAATTCATGTTTAGAAAATTGTATGTGGGACCAGCATTGGGGAGGCGGTTAATATGAATTAGTTTAAACTAATTTGGTATACTGTCAAGAAATCTGTACTTCTCACAATGCTCAAAAATGTACCAGACATAGTGCACTTGAGCAAATACTGGCAGTGTACATTCAACTCAGGCTTCCTAGCTCGTTTTATCAAAGTTCACTGCCAAAGTTTTAGTTTCAGCCTCGGTTGTACAGGTTTGACATGAACCTCGCAGTCCATCTAGAAGTTAAAACCTACTTAAAGGAATTTCCCAGGACCAAAACAGAACAACAAACAAATAAATAGAGTAGGATGCAATTAGTTTTGGAATACATTTCTAGTACAATCTAAATTGACAAATCAAGCGCACTCTCTGAATAGATTTAAAGTTCTGCAGATTTCCATCTTTTCTTTGTGGGCATAGTTAGTTTAATTTCAGAGCTGAATGTTAACTTCTGTGCAGTCGCATGTTGTTATTGTGTAGTGAGATGTTGCAATGTTACTGTTATAGTGGTtgtagtgtttttttttttgataacatATTAAGATCTAAAATCAAATATCGTAGTTGATTTTGGTATACTGCATCATCTGAATAAATATTGTACGTATTAAGTAATGATGAATTGATTTTATCagcttttctttctttcttactTAACGATGAATTGATTTTATCAGCTTTACCTTCTTTGTTACTGCTGCCTTCATTTTTCTTGTCGATTGACAGGAATACAGTATACTACAGATGCTtcttatatgtaaaaatatgacTGATGACAATTAGTCTGGATTAGCTTATCTAAATTAAGCTTGATACTTGGTTCCAACCATATAGGGTGTGCTTGTCCTGttcatattattatgtatttttACATTGTTATTATGATCCTGATGTCCCTCTGGCGCAGTATGTTGCTCATTTGCATCTGGAAATCTGGTTAACCATCTCACATAAACTGCATTGGCTGTTGATATTGTAGATTGTGGATCAAAGTGAATGACTACTACTAAAGACTAAAGAGGCTTACCTTTTACTGATACATTGAAGATAGAGCTAGGAAATCGCGGAAATTACATTAAAATCTGAACTACATCTATTGTCTCCCTACTACTATCAACTGAAACCATACTGAAACCATTCTATATTCTAATTAGTTCTTGCCAGAATGATCAAGGGTGTGTTCTTTTTGAGCTTCCTCATGCCTTCCTCCCCCATAGTTACCATATCCTCCCCCACCCCCACTACCATAGCCTCCCCCATACCCTTTGCCACTTCCAATGCCCACGCCTTCCCCATACCCTTTACCAATACCCACGCCTTCTCCACCGCCTCCTGGAACAAACCCTGCATTGTTTCCAAAATTTCCACCCTTGTTACCACCAATACCATACCCGAGTCCTCCACTACCTGAACCATATGACATTCCCCCACCTTCTGCATATCCACCACTATTCCCAAAGCTTCCACCCTTGTAAGGGCCAACGTCATATCCGAGTCCTCCACCAACTGAGCCATATCCACCCTTAGCCCCCAAGTCATACCCGAGGCCTCCACCTCCCGAAGCAATGCCTCCACCTTCCGCTCCACCATTCCCAACAACTCCAACTACaccacccccacccccacccccgCCACCATTTCCCCCACCAACCCCTACACCAATACCCACACCAGGAATACAACGAGTATTGCCTCTCCAGTCTTTCCCGCAATTACCAATCCCAACACCAACGCCACTGCCAGTACCTTTACCAGCACCTCCAGCACTCGCATCCACACCGCTATTACTAACAACTCCTCCAGGAACCACAGGTCCTCCAGGACTCACAGCTCCTTGAGGACCCACAGCATTAAAGGCAGCTCCATCATTGGTGTCCTGCATTTCCTCTGTTACCCTTCCCATTCTCCCTGATCCAATACTTCCACTTCCACCATTTCTGTACCATCTATCCTTAACTCGAATCCATAGCTTTCTTTCTCTAGTACCTCCAGCTGCACAACTGTAGAACCCCAAGCACAAGACAAACCAAAACAATATTCGAGAAAATTGTTTGTACTTGTCCATGACAGTTATCAATAAAATTGCAACTCGGGACAGTTATCACAACTCTTTTATCTCACATTTATAATGAAGGGGAGCTGGTGAGGATCACTGTTATATAGA of Daucus carota subsp. sativus chromosome 3, DH1 v3.0, whole genome shotgun sequence contains these proteins:
- the LOC108212243 gene encoding glycine-rich cell wall structural protein 1.0, translating into MDKYKQFSRILFWFVLCLGFYSCAAGGTRERKLWIRVKDRWYRNGGSGSIGSGRMGRVTEEMQDTNDGAAFNAVGPQGAVSPGGPVVPGGVVSNSGVDASAGGAGKGTGSGVGVGIGNCGKDWRGNTRCIPGVGIGVGVGGGNGGGGGGGGGVVGVVGNGGAEGGGIASGGGGLGYDLGAKGGYGSVGGGLGYDVGPYKGGSFGNSGGYAEGGGMSYGSGSGGLGYGIGGNKGGNFGNNAGFVPGGGGEGVGIGKGYGEGVGIGSGKGYGGGYGSGGGGGYGNYGGGRHEEAQKEHTLDHSGKN